One Antiquaquibacter oligotrophicus genomic region harbors:
- the idi gene encoding isopentenyl-diphosphate Delta-isomerase, with product MSQPEQVVLLDESGEAIGVADKIAVHTTDTALHLAFSCHVYNEAGQVLVTRRALSKLTWPGVWTNSFCGHPAPGESFESAIARRAADELGITVSGVELILPDFRYRAVDASGIVENEVCPVYRAVTTSVVNPNPSEVAEFAWVDPDALATAAQAAPYAFSPWLGWQLTQLG from the coding sequence ATGAGCCAGCCAGAGCAGGTCGTCCTCCTCGACGAATCCGGCGAAGCCATCGGCGTCGCGGACAAGATCGCCGTGCACACAACGGACACCGCGCTTCACCTCGCATTCTCCTGTCACGTGTACAACGAGGCGGGGCAGGTGCTCGTCACGCGCAGGGCACTGTCGAAGCTCACGTGGCCCGGGGTGTGGACGAACTCGTTTTGCGGGCATCCGGCGCCAGGCGAGTCGTTCGAGAGCGCGATTGCGCGCCGGGCCGCCGACGAGTTGGGGATCACCGTCTCGGGGGTGGAGTTGATACTTCCTGACTTCCGGTATCGGGCGGTCGATGCATCCGGCATCGTCGAGAACGAGGTGTGTCCCGTCTACCGCGCGGTGACGACGTCGGTCGTCAACCCGAACCCGTCTGAGGTGGCCGAGTTCGCCTGGGTGGACCCGGATGCCCTGGCAACCGCCGCGCAGGCTGCCCCTTACGCGTTCAGCCCGTGGCTCGGCTGGCAGCTAACCCAGCTGGGTTAA
- a CDS encoding NHL repeat-containing protein has product MIARLLKASGVALACAALAALSCSPAAAAELPEHQRLSTIDANTGILYDIDPATGGATALWDTGLEGAQALSLDASGRGFATTNTGPAWQSSLWAVDVTNQSVTEIAPITRAGHPETSGTCHSLQQSGGALYAYCGFYEYPGGTNTYSVIDQATGEFTPLFVFSTGGTEDVIPAIDPADGTLFFAASSHLYLFDLETFDPTAPEGVAQFRVAEFPSFMGSGNFSEGSVLWVPLPDYLTQTTRLATWDRTTGEVQVVGNIAASVPVYSYVVAVWGAAPDMPAPAPAPAAAPELAATGFSPAPLVLVGAGILVLVGAVLAVRRRAA; this is encoded by the coding sequence ATGATCGCGCGCCTACTGAAAGCCTCCGGAGTGGCGCTAGCCTGCGCCGCACTAGCGGCGCTGAGCTGCTCGCCAGCCGCTGCGGCAGAACTGCCCGAACACCAGCGGCTCTCCACCATCGACGCGAACACGGGGATCCTCTACGACATCGATCCCGCGACCGGCGGCGCTACGGCACTCTGGGACACCGGACTTGAGGGTGCGCAGGCACTCTCCCTCGACGCATCCGGTCGTGGTTTCGCGACAACCAACACCGGGCCGGCCTGGCAATCGTCGCTCTGGGCTGTGGATGTCACGAACCAGTCCGTCACGGAGATTGCGCCCATCACGCGCGCGGGCCACCCCGAGACGTCGGGCACCTGCCACAGCCTTCAACAGTCCGGTGGTGCTCTCTATGCTTACTGCGGCTTCTACGAGTACCCCGGCGGTACAAACACCTATTCCGTCATCGACCAGGCGACGGGCGAGTTCACCCCGCTCTTCGTATTCAGCACGGGCGGCACGGAAGATGTCATACCGGCCATCGATCCCGCTGACGGCACCCTCTTTTTCGCTGCGAGTTCCCACCTCTACCTGTTCGATCTGGAAACCTTCGACCCAACCGCTCCCGAAGGAGTCGCTCAGTTCAGGGTCGCCGAATTTCCCTCCTTCATGGGGAGTGGAAACTTCTCCGAGGGCAGCGTGCTGTGGGTTCCCCTGCCCGACTACCTGACCCAGACCACGCGACTGGCGACATGGGATCGAACGACCGGTGAAGTCCAGGTCGTGGGCAACATCGCGGCGTCGGTTCCGGTCTACAGCTACGTTGTCGCGGTGTGGGGAGCTGCGCCGGACATGCCCGCCCCAGCACCCGCGCCCGCCGCGGCACCCGAACTGGCCGCGACCGGATTCTCGCCAGCGCCTCTCGTCTTAGTGGGTGCCGGAATCCTCGTGCTCGTGGGCGCGGTGCTCGCGGTGCGCCGTCGCGCGGCCTAG
- the dcd gene encoding dCTP deaminase — translation MLLSDRDIRAELNAGRIGLEPLELDMVQPSSIDVRLDRFFRLFDNHKYPFIDPAEDQPELTRLIETKPDEPFILHPGEFVLGSTFELVTLPDDIAARLEGKSSLGRLGLLTHSTAGFVDPGFSGHVTLELSNVATLPIKLWPGMKIGQLCFIRTSSPVDNPYGSGAYLNRYQGQRGPTASRSFLNFHRTDVTSTDAGSAGN, via the coding sequence ATGCTGCTGTCTGACCGCGATATCCGGGCCGAGCTGAACGCGGGCCGCATCGGCCTCGAACCCCTCGAACTCGACATGGTGCAGCCGTCGAGTATCGACGTTCGGCTGGATCGGTTCTTCCGGTTGTTCGACAACCACAAGTACCCGTTCATCGACCCGGCGGAGGATCAGCCGGAGCTCACGCGGCTCATCGAGACGAAACCGGATGAGCCGTTCATCCTGCACCCCGGAGAGTTCGTGCTCGGCTCCACCTTTGAACTCGTCACGCTGCCGGATGACATCGCCGCCCGCCTCGAGGGCAAGAGTTCGCTCGGCCGCCTCGGCTTGCTCACCCACTCGACGGCGGGATTCGTCGACCCGGGGTTCTCGGGCCACGTCACGCTCGAACTGTCGAACGTCGCGACGCTGCCGATCAAGCTGTGGCCCGGCATGAAGATCGGGCAGTTGTGCTTCATCCGCACGAGTTCGCCGGTCGACAACCCCTACGGCTCCGGCGCGTATCTCAACCGCTACCAGGGTCAGCGTGGGCCGACGGCATCCCGCAGCTTCTTGAACTTCCACCGCACCGACGTCACGTCGACGGATGCGGGCTCCGCCGGCAACTAG
- the fgd gene encoding glucose-6-phosphate dehydrogenase (coenzyme-F420): MTPPLRLGYKASAEQFDPARLLDFSVLAEDVGFDSVFVSDHLQPWMHDGGHAPAAIPWLGALAARTERVVIGTSVLTPTYRYHPGVVAQAFGTLGLLAPGRVVLGVGTGEALNEVTLGIEWPEVKERFARMKEAIELIYLLWNEDRVTYDGRFYSTRNATIYDRPSEEVPLYIGASGPAATRLAGRIASGWITTSGKARELYTENLLPAFDEGLSRRAEDGVYGPGDDVDRLIEVKVSFDHDYDRALEDTRFWAPLALSPEEKMGVEDPLEMQRLAGALPTERAASRFIVSTDPDEHVARIREYLDLGFNHLVFHAPGHDQERFLRLYGEEILPRLRALE; the protein is encoded by the coding sequence ATGACACCCCCGCTCCGACTCGGATACAAAGCCTCAGCCGAGCAGTTCGATCCCGCTCGACTGCTGGACTTCTCGGTGCTCGCCGAGGACGTCGGCTTCGACTCCGTTTTTGTCTCCGATCACCTCCAACCGTGGATGCACGACGGAGGTCACGCTCCCGCTGCGATCCCTTGGCTGGGAGCGCTTGCCGCACGCACCGAGCGTGTTGTCATCGGTACCTCGGTGCTCACTCCCACCTACCGGTATCACCCCGGTGTGGTGGCCCAAGCCTTCGGAACACTCGGGCTTCTCGCGCCGGGGCGAGTCGTGCTGGGAGTGGGCACGGGCGAAGCCCTCAACGAGGTCACCCTTGGCATCGAGTGGCCTGAGGTGAAGGAGCGTTTCGCCCGCATGAAGGAGGCCATCGAGCTTATATACCTGCTGTGGAATGAAGACCGCGTGACGTACGACGGTCGCTTCTACTCCACACGCAACGCGACCATCTACGACAGGCCGAGCGAGGAGGTTCCCCTCTACATCGGAGCCTCCGGCCCTGCTGCCACACGCCTGGCGGGACGCATCGCGAGCGGGTGGATCACCACATCCGGCAAGGCTCGTGAGCTCTACACCGAGAACCTTCTTCCTGCGTTCGACGAGGGCCTGTCCCGTCGGGCGGAGGACGGGGTCTACGGTCCGGGCGACGATGTCGACCGTCTCATCGAGGTCAAGGTGTCGTTCGACCACGACTACGACCGTGCGCTCGAGGACACCCGGTTCTGGGCGCCCCTCGCACTGAGTCCCGAGGAGAAGATGGGTGTCGAGGACCCGCTGGAGATGCAGAGACTCGCCGGCGCCCTGCCCACCGAGAGGGCGGCCTCACGATTCATCGTCTCGACAGATCCAGACGAGCATGTCGCCCGCATCCGCGAGTACCTCGACCTCGGCTTCAACCACCTGGTCTTCCATGCGCCCGGTCATGACCAGGAGCGGTTCCTGCGACTGTACGGCGAGGAGATCCTCCCCAGGCTCCGCGCGCTGGAGTGA
- a CDS encoding TetR/AcrR family transcriptional regulator, producing the protein MVPQDRRRSRKDEFLDLAIDQLMATGLNDLSLRDIATHLGTSHRVLIYHFGSKENLINLAVQEVRRRERQQFEVQTVSTGAPDLRASLTLFFDHNLSQGMRAYFRLLYQVWGIAQAQPEKWEQFLDGIVFGWVDSLTEVFVTAGYDPDTARIRATLVLATLRGLQLDLFTTHDDVRVKDAFDALVDFILGEAATLAPSSAGPDGKHHQDN; encoded by the coding sequence ATGGTTCCGCAGGATCGCCGCCGGTCGAGAAAGGACGAGTTCCTTGACCTCGCCATCGACCAACTCATGGCCACCGGGCTGAACGACCTGAGCCTGCGTGACATCGCCACCCATCTCGGGACGAGCCACCGCGTTCTCATCTACCACTTCGGTTCGAAGGAGAACCTGATCAATCTCGCGGTGCAGGAGGTTCGTCGACGCGAGCGCCAGCAGTTCGAGGTTCAGACCGTCTCGACCGGGGCACCAGACCTGCGGGCATCCCTCACCCTGTTCTTCGACCACAACCTCTCGCAGGGTATGCGCGCCTACTTCCGTCTCCTCTACCAGGTGTGGGGCATCGCGCAAGCGCAGCCCGAGAAGTGGGAGCAGTTTCTCGACGGCATCGTGTTCGGCTGGGTCGACTCCCTCACCGAGGTCTTCGTCACCGCCGGGTACGACCCCGACACCGCCCGCATCCGCGCCACCCTCGTGCTCGCGACTCTGCGTGGGCTCCAACTGGACCTCTTCACAACACACGACGACGTGCGTGTGAAGGACGCCTTCGACGCACTCGTCGACTTCATTCTGGGCGAGGCAGCAACCCTCGCTCCGAGCTCCGCCGGGCCCGACGGAAAGCACCACCAAGACAACTGA
- a CDS encoding ABC transporter substrate-binding protein: MNHRTKIAIPAIGVIAVMALSACAASDAPSEESDPIVIGVASAQTGFFSGFDGPVKNAIELAVADQNAAGGVLGRQLEVVVSDTKSDVELSATAAIDVLDKGADVVVTMCDYNLGAPAAQEALAAGKLAYSCAGSALFGPVGIGPLAFSINESSTTQASIAASFAIEQGWKSAYMLGDTGEDFTKSWCEAFSTTFENLGGSVVGEDVFVNGDTTVQPQVSALVASGAQPDVVALCGYPPTGSTAVAQLRSAGVTAPIVTTSGFDGPGWLEAVPDVSDVYAVASASIYGDDPSDEMNDLVTAYTEEYGAPATSYLVYGYAIVQAIVAGMEEAGSTDGAEVAAALTSLSDIETILGATTYTEACHVAIGRSMQIIGYNGGTGAFVETVAPPADAIIPEGCEG, from the coding sequence GTGAACCACAGAACCAAGATCGCCATCCCGGCGATCGGCGTCATCGCTGTCATGGCGCTCAGCGCGTGTGCCGCGAGCGATGCGCCATCGGAAGAGTCCGACCCGATCGTCATCGGCGTCGCCAGTGCCCAGACCGGCTTCTTCAGCGGTTTCGACGGTCCCGTCAAGAACGCGATCGAACTCGCGGTTGCCGACCAGAACGCGGCAGGCGGTGTTCTCGGCCGCCAGCTCGAGGTCGTCGTGTCCGACACCAAATCCGACGTCGAGCTCTCCGCCACCGCGGCCATCGACGTGCTCGACAAGGGCGCGGACGTCGTCGTGACGATGTGCGACTACAACCTCGGCGCACCCGCGGCGCAAGAGGCCCTCGCGGCGGGCAAGCTCGCCTACTCGTGTGCGGGCAGCGCCCTCTTCGGGCCCGTCGGCATCGGTCCGCTCGCGTTCTCGATCAACGAGAGCTCCACGACGCAGGCCAGCATCGCGGCATCCTTCGCCATCGAGCAGGGCTGGAAGAGCGCCTACATGCTGGGCGACACCGGCGAGGACTTCACGAAGTCATGGTGTGAGGCCTTCTCCACCACCTTCGAGAACCTCGGCGGTTCGGTCGTGGGCGAGGATGTCTTCGTCAACGGCGACACCACGGTCCAGCCGCAGGTCAGCGCCCTCGTCGCCTCCGGCGCACAGCCCGACGTCGTCGCGCTGTGCGGCTACCCGCCCACCGGCTCGACGGCTGTTGCGCAGTTGCGCTCGGCTGGCGTGACCGCGCCCATCGTGACCACCTCCGGGTTCGACGGACCCGGCTGGCTCGAGGCCGTTCCGGATGTCAGCGACGTGTACGCCGTGGCGAGTGCATCCATCTACGGCGACGACCCGTCGGACGAGATGAACGACCTTGTCACCGCCTACACCGAGGAGTACGGTGCTCCGGCAACCTCGTACCTGGTCTACGGATACGCGATCGTGCAGGCCATCGTCGCCGGCATGGAAGAGGCCGGCTCGACCGACGGTGCCGAGGTCGCTGCAGCGCTGACCTCGCTCTCCGACATCGAGACGATCCTCGGAGCGACCACGTACACGGAAGCGTGCCACGTCGCCATCGGCCGGTCGATGCAGATCATCGGCTACAACGGCGGAACCGGCGCGTTCGTCGAGACCGTCGCACCGCCCGCGGACGCCATCATCCCCGAGGGCTGCGAAGGCTGA
- a CDS encoding alpha/beta fold hydrolase: MDTTPLRIAGPAGTLAGWIRRGTDPSATPVLFIHPINMQGRIWFDVAERLGPERTLVMPDLRAHGGSSAEGEFGLDAWLDDILAVLDDQNLDSDLHVVGGSLGGSLAVCLAAARPKQVRSIAAIGSSLNFAGADAKDVLDVFDEYGVPGTFEKVFPEITFGPDVDPAVIRLGISLANPNPVEIVKRVWEATVTSDSTPRTPSVRCESLVLTGQFDATCTPALGMHMAHHLRTELTLMPGLGHMPMLEAPDRVGVLLERHFATFDRLHREP, translated from the coding sequence ATGGACACGACACCGCTGCGCATTGCTGGCCCGGCCGGCACGCTCGCGGGCTGGATCCGGCGCGGCACCGACCCGAGCGCAACACCGGTTCTCTTCATCCACCCCATCAACATGCAGGGCCGCATTTGGTTCGACGTCGCCGAGCGACTCGGCCCGGAGCGCACCCTCGTCATGCCCGACCTGCGCGCCCACGGCGGCTCGTCAGCAGAAGGAGAGTTCGGTCTCGACGCGTGGCTGGACGACATCCTCGCGGTACTCGACGACCAGAACCTGGACTCCGACCTTCACGTGGTCGGCGGTTCCCTCGGTGGTTCTCTCGCCGTCTGCCTCGCTGCCGCCCGCCCCAAGCAGGTGCGGTCGATCGCTGCCATCGGCAGCTCCCTCAACTTTGCCGGCGCCGATGCCAAGGACGTGCTCGACGTCTTCGATGAGTACGGCGTGCCCGGAACGTTCGAGAAGGTCTTCCCTGAGATCACCTTCGGCCCCGACGTCGACCCGGCCGTGATCCGTCTGGGTATCAGCCTCGCCAACCCGAATCCGGTCGAGATCGTCAAGCGTGTGTGGGAGGCGACGGTCACCTCCGACTCGACCCCTCGAACCCCCTCGGTCCGCTGCGAATCGCTCGTCCTGACCGGACAGTTCGACGCGACCTGCACCCCTGCGCTTGGCATGCACATGGCACACCACCTCCGGACCGAACTCACCCTCATGCCGGGCCTCGGACACATGCCGATGCTCGAAGCACCCGACCGCGTCGGTGTGCTCCTCGAGCGACACTTCGCCACATTCGACCGCCTGCACCGCGAACCCTAG
- a CDS encoding LLM class flavin-dependent oxidoreductase, producing MNAPVGLLIGSHIPPADIPGLAALAEEKGFGEVWLTEDLWYTSGVIAATAALAATSTIPVGLGIQSAVTRHSSIQALDFATIAAMFPGRFWPGIGLGLPAWLDQMGLMPPAPMRAVRESVETVKALLAGETVSLDGIQQLKEITLAYPTPEVPPIYIGAVGPKSIVQTGRIADGLVASTTSGVDYIRWARTLLDEGAAASDGGHRRIATFALFCGDEDPRAARDALRHSLAFYLTIMQGTDLISVYGIDDELAELAKGGVERVAAEMPDAWLEDLAIAGNAEECAAKIQNFLDAGSDSVILFPAPFERGRELVEFAGDRVIPLIGQ from the coding sequence ATGAACGCACCCGTCGGACTGCTCATCGGCAGCCACATTCCCCCGGCCGACATCCCCGGCCTCGCAGCTCTCGCCGAGGAGAAAGGATTCGGCGAGGTCTGGCTGACCGAAGACCTCTGGTACACCAGCGGTGTCATTGCCGCCACGGCCGCACTCGCTGCCACCTCGACGATTCCCGTGGGTCTCGGCATCCAATCGGCGGTCACGCGCCACTCGTCGATCCAAGCGCTCGACTTCGCCACGATCGCCGCCATGTTCCCCGGTCGCTTCTGGCCGGGCATCGGGCTCGGGCTGCCAGCCTGGCTTGACCAAATGGGGCTCATGCCGCCCGCGCCCATGCGAGCGGTTCGCGAATCCGTTGAAACGGTCAAGGCACTGCTCGCGGGCGAGACCGTGTCGCTCGACGGCATCCAGCAGCTCAAAGAGATCACTCTCGCCTACCCGACTCCCGAGGTTCCGCCCATTTACATCGGGGCGGTCGGCCCCAAGTCGATCGTGCAGACCGGACGCATCGCCGACGGTCTCGTTGCGTCGACGACGAGTGGGGTCGACTACATCCGCTGGGCTCGCACGCTTCTCGACGAGGGTGCAGCGGCATCCGACGGTGGTCACCGCCGCATCGCGACGTTCGCGCTCTTCTGCGGTGACGAGGACCCGCGAGCCGCCCGCGACGCCCTGCGGCACTCGCTCGCGTTCTACCTCACGATCATGCAGGGCACCGATCTCATCTCCGTTTACGGCATCGACGACGAGCTCGCCGAGCTCGCGAAGGGCGGGGTCGAGCGGGTTGCCGCGGAGATGCCGGATGCCTGGCTCGAAGATCTCGCCATCGCGGGCAACGCGGAGGAGTGTGCCGCGAAGATCCAGAACTTCCTGGATGCCGGTTCGGATTCCGTGATCCTGTTCCCCGCCCCGTTCGAGCGCGGTCGCGAACTCGTCGAGTTCGCCGGCGACCGCGTCATCCCGCTCATCGGACAATGA
- a CDS encoding ABC transporter ATP-binding protein, giving the protein MMTATPTFDTLVDNPVLAARGVTVDFDGVRALDGVSFSVSAHEILGLIGPNGAGKTTFMNVLSGFQRPTTGAVHVADRDVTSWSPERIARVGIGRTFQAVRPFPTLTVEQNIELGALGTGARRKVARERTDEILDALSLGHRRDAAAGALPHGEERRLGIARALASAPSVLLLDEPAAGTNESESDELVESLRAIKARFECALVIIEHDMRLIMGICQRIQVLDFGRTIAVGTPEEIRRDPAVLEAYLGMEAQ; this is encoded by the coding sequence ATGATGACCGCGACGCCGACATTCGACACTCTCGTCGACAACCCCGTGCTCGCGGCTCGGGGTGTGACCGTCGACTTCGATGGCGTGCGCGCACTCGATGGTGTGTCGTTCTCGGTGTCGGCCCACGAAATCCTCGGACTCATCGGCCCCAATGGTGCGGGCAAAACGACGTTCATGAATGTGCTGAGCGGATTCCAGCGGCCCACGACGGGTGCCGTGCACGTGGCCGACCGCGACGTCACCTCGTGGTCGCCGGAACGCATCGCGCGTGTGGGAATCGGTCGCACGTTCCAGGCCGTCCGCCCGTTCCCCACACTCACCGTCGAGCAGAACATCGAACTCGGAGCGCTCGGCACGGGCGCACGCCGAAAGGTGGCGCGCGAACGCACCGACGAGATCCTCGATGCCCTGTCGCTCGGGCACAGGAGGGATGCTGCGGCAGGAGCCCTCCCCCATGGCGAGGAGCGCCGACTCGGAATCGCCCGGGCTCTCGCGAGTGCACCGAGCGTGCTGCTCCTCGACGAGCCTGCCGCGGGAACCAACGAATCCGAGAGCGACGAACTCGTCGAATCGCTGCGCGCGATCAAAGCGAGGTTCGAGTGCGCCCTCGTCATCATCGAGCACGACATGCGACTCATCATGGGCATCTGCCAACGCATCCAGGTGTTGGACTTCGGGCGCACCATCGCGGTGGGAACACCGGAGGAGATTCGTCGCGACCCCGCCGTACTCGAGGCCTACCTCGGGATGGAGGCGCAGTGA
- a CDS encoding ABC transporter ATP-binding protein: protein MLVVEDLVVRYGRSPALRGVSFTVNEGEIVTIIGPNGAGKSTALKSIVGLVAPASGRIDFAGRSVVGLRTEALLRQGLSLVPEGRHIFTSLTVAENLRIGATARRDRRAARQDIADMLERFPALQRRVSSPAGKLSGGEQQQLAIARALIARPRMLMLDEPSLGLAPLIVEQIFDIIRELRAEGTTVLLVEQNAAKAVALADRAYVLQSGSVVIHGAASEILSSTEVIDSYFGGAA from the coding sequence ATGCTCGTCGTCGAAGACCTTGTCGTTCGGTACGGACGATCACCCGCCCTGCGCGGTGTCAGCTTCACCGTCAACGAGGGTGAGATCGTCACCATCATTGGCCCGAACGGCGCCGGCAAGTCGACCGCTCTCAAGTCGATCGTCGGTCTCGTCGCGCCCGCGAGTGGTCGGATCGACTTCGCCGGGCGCTCGGTGGTCGGGCTGCGAACGGAAGCGCTCCTACGACAAGGACTCTCGCTCGTGCCGGAGGGCCGCCACATCTTCACGTCGCTCACGGTGGCCGAGAACCTTCGCATCGGTGCAACCGCCCGCCGCGACCGTCGTGCCGCACGGCAGGACATCGCGGACATGCTCGAACGCTTCCCCGCGTTGCAGCGACGGGTATCGAGCCCAGCCGGAAAGCTCTCGGGCGGCGAGCAGCAACAGCTCGCTATCGCTCGCGCGCTCATCGCGAGGCCGAGGATGCTCATGCTCGACGAACCGTCGCTCGGGCTTGCCCCCCTCATCGTCGAGCAGATCTTCGACATCATCCGGGAGCTGCGCGCCGAGGGAACCACCGTGCTCCTTGTCGAGCAGAACGCGGCGAAGGCCGTCGCCCTCGCCGACCGCGCCTACGTCTTGCAGTCGGGCTCCGTCGTGATTCACGGTGCGGCGAGCGAGATCCTCTCCTCGACCGAGGTCATCGACAGCTACTTCGGGGGTGCCGCGTGA
- a CDS encoding branched-chain amino acid ABC transporter permease: MIFLQGIVDAIALGSLYAIFALGIALIYGVLKMINFAHSELVTIGAYVLILMSTAPLALRILVLVVTVVAVAVLMERVAFRPVRGSGPVTMLITSFAVSYLLQNLAILVFGPDLRSGVVWSWLNVSFPVGPVRVLTLDVVTVSLTIVLLVGLALFLRFAPLGIQMRAAAEDFTTARLVGVRANVVIAAAFAISGLLAAVAAFLLTAQTGVVTNTIGVQVVLMAFVATILGGMGSLTGAVAGAYALGAVSVALQLLLPLEMRPFRDAFLFGAVFVVLVFRPNGLITVRSAQGRV; this comes from the coding sequence GTGATCTTCCTCCAGGGAATTGTCGATGCGATAGCGCTCGGCAGCCTCTATGCGATCTTTGCGCTCGGTATCGCGCTCATCTACGGCGTGCTGAAGATGATCAACTTCGCGCACAGCGAGCTCGTCACCATCGGCGCCTACGTGCTCATCCTCATGAGCACCGCGCCGCTCGCGCTGCGCATCCTCGTGCTCGTTGTCACCGTCGTCGCGGTGGCGGTACTCATGGAGCGGGTTGCCTTCCGGCCGGTTCGCGGCTCCGGGCCCGTGACCATGCTCATCACGTCGTTCGCGGTGAGTTACCTGCTCCAGAACCTCGCCATCCTCGTTTTCGGACCGGACCTGCGTTCGGGTGTGGTGTGGAGCTGGTTGAATGTCTCGTTCCCTGTCGGACCGGTGCGTGTGCTCACTCTCGATGTGGTGACCGTGAGTCTCACGATCGTGCTGCTCGTCGGGCTCGCGCTCTTCCTGAGGTTCGCGCCGCTCGGCATCCAGATGCGCGCTGCTGCCGAGGACTTCACGACGGCCCGCCTGGTGGGTGTTCGCGCGAACGTGGTCATTGCGGCGGCGTTCGCGATCAGCGGCCTCCTCGCCGCGGTTGCGGCGTTCCTCCTCACCGCCCAAACCGGTGTGGTGACGAACACGATCGGCGTGCAGGTCGTGCTCATGGCGTTCGTTGCCACCATCCTCGGCGGCATGGGCTCACTCACCGGAGCTGTGGCGGGCGCCTATGCGCTCGGTGCGGTCTCGGTTGCCCTCCAACTGCTCCTGCCGCTGGAGATGCGACCCTTCCGTGACGCCTTCCTCTTCGGGGCGGTTTTTGTGGTGCTGGTGTTCCGGCCCAACGGGCTGATCACGGTGCGCTCGGCGCAAGGGAGGGTCTGA
- a CDS encoding branched-chain amino acid ABC transporter permease, translating to MKQAVRGFADTPLVLIILATVVATAFFAGGDGSMRRIVVAAGVNAIAVVGLYVYIGLTGVFSFGQLAFMAIGAYTTAVLTVPVISKSVLFDGMPEWLVDLNLPTFIAIVVGALLAALVALALSVPMARMGDLTISLGTLAILVAVYVVVGNWSAVTNGSKGITAIPTDTTLPVVLIVLAVVIAGVWFFQESALGLKIRATREDSVAARAIGISIGFHRGVAFVVSAFVVGIAGGLYAHLQGSLSPDAFYIGPTFILIAMLVVGGISTLSGAIIGTLVISALRYGLQLIEPGVELGGFTTPTLPGISEVGLAVALLLILALRRTGLTGGREISAAGFVEWVRGIGRGRRRDKADGRASEETHEEVGA from the coding sequence ATGAAGCAGGCAGTTCGGGGCTTCGCAGACACCCCCCTCGTTCTCATCATCCTCGCGACCGTGGTGGCGACCGCCTTCTTCGCGGGCGGCGACGGATCGATGCGGCGGATCGTTGTGGCCGCCGGTGTCAACGCGATCGCGGTTGTCGGCTTGTACGTCTACATCGGCCTGACCGGAGTGTTCTCGTTCGGTCAACTGGCCTTCATGGCCATCGGCGCCTACACGACGGCTGTCCTCACCGTTCCGGTCATCTCCAAGAGTGTGCTCTTCGACGGGATGCCCGAATGGCTGGTCGACCTCAACCTCCCCACGTTCATCGCGATCGTGGTGGGCGCGCTGCTCGCCGCCCTGGTGGCGCTGGCCCTGAGTGTGCCGATGGCTCGCATGGGTGACCTGACGATCAGCCTTGGCACCCTCGCCATCCTCGTCGCCGTCTACGTCGTCGTCGGCAACTGGAGCGCCGTCACCAACGGTTCGAAGGGCATCACGGCGATCCCCACCGATACGACCCTTCCGGTTGTGCTCATCGTGCTTGCCGTGGTCATCGCGGGTGTCTGGTTCTTCCAGGAGTCGGCGCTCGGTCTGAAGATCCGGGCCACGCGTGAGGACTCGGTCGCCGCCCGGGCGATCGGCATCTCGATTGGGTTCCACCGCGGTGTCGCCTTTGTGGTCAGCGCGTTTGTCGTCGGCATTGCCGGCGGCTTGTACGCGCACCTGCAGGGAAGCCTGTCCCCCGACGCGTTCTACATCGGCCCGACCTTCATTCTCATCGCGATGCTCGTGGTCGGCGGTATCTCGACGCTGTCGGGAGCGATCATCGGCACTCTCGTGATCAGCGCGCTGCGTTACGGGCTGCAGCTCATCGAACCGGGTGTGGAGCTCGGCGGATTCACGACACCCACACTTCCGGGAATCAGCGAGGTTGGCCTTGCCGTCGCGCTTCTGCTCATCCTCGCGCTACGGCGCACGGGTCTCACCGGCGGCAGGGAGATCTCCGCTGCCGGGTTCGTCGAGTGGGTGCGAGGGATCGGACGAGGTCGACGGCGCGACAAGGCCGACGGACGGGCATCCGAGGAGACACACGAGGAGGTGGGCGCGTGA